The sequence below is a genomic window from Echeneis naucrates chromosome 13, fEcheNa1.1, whole genome shotgun sequence.
aaaaagcacatgaaaaactttaataaataaagtatgTATATAAAAACAGTTATAATATACAAAAATGAACTAGGGCAAGAATAAAAATAGAGACACTGCTACAGTGATGAAAGAAACATTGCATTTTCAGAGTTGTGTACATTTAAAGGTCATTTATTGCCCTTTGAACTGTGCAGGTCAGTTAATAGTTTAGTTTTCTGATATCAGCTggataaaagctgtttttcaatCTGAGCATTCATGTTATTGTTCTCAGCTAGAAAATGGTGGCAAGTGTGTTGCAAGGAGTTTGTGTGATTTAGGGTCTACAGTCCAAGTTTAAGGGTCAGATGAAGCATAAGATTCAATCTCAGGAGTAAGGGTTAACAATGTTTTCCTAgtttggaaacaaatgaaatgatctaAACAAATGAACAGCTGGAGCTATGTGGGGATGACATCACTGTTTCTTTTACAATATTTTTGGATGCTGTAGTCTTTAAAGTCAGCCCTGTCTGAGAGGGCAGCTCAGAGCTCAGCAGAGGACACAAACAACATGGTTGATGATTTGCAATCTTCAACGGAGCCAAGCTATTCAGCTGAACTGAACTTTGATCATTTTGCAGCAACAATATGATTTTGTGTTGACAGTTATGTGACATAATGAAACCTAGCTGGATTTTTGGCAGTGCttcaaactgtgtttgtttctaaaaCATATAAAGACGTATGGCTGCTAATGACTCATTCTCTGGCGAGGCTTACTTGCTGATGAAAGTACAGTTTGTTGTTCTGCAGgtgattgtgatgatttttctTCTCATCAATTTGCTGCTcgtcataattttttttaaaaaggaatatTTCTACACAACTGCTCGCTACATCTTATTTGCTGTGACGTTGCTGTCGGatagttatttattattcataacGGATGTCCTTCTCATTCTTACTCATTTCTCTATCACCATTCAAGTTTGGATATGCCTCATTATCTTCACTGCAGTGCTTTTGTATCTTACAGTCACACCAGTCACTCTGgcagcaatgactctggagcgcTATGTGGCCATTTGTATGCCACTTCGACACGgacagctctgctccacacaaaacactgtaaacattaTTCTCCTCATCCATGCTATCAGCTCTGTACCAGGCATTCTTATTCTGTCAGCCTTCTTTGTATCTGCGTCGCTGAGCTTTTACAGACAGTATCAGTTCTGTTCAGTGGAAATCTTCATGCTTTACATATGGCAGCATAACCTCAGGTCAGGCATATATCAAGTTCAGTTTTTGATTATGGTGATCATCATTGTATTCTCctatattaaaataatgaaggtggccaaagctgcatcaggagaggataagcagtcatcaaggaaagggctcaggacagtggctcttcatggtttccagctgctgctctgtcttatccagctgtggtgtcccttCATAGAAGTTGCTATACTACAGAttgatgttggtttgtttgaaattgcCAGGTACTTgaattttttgctgttttatcttGCACCCAGATGTCTGAGTCCTCTCATATATGGACTCAGGGATGAAGTTTATTTTCAAGCCCTGAAATATTACGCGTCCTTTGGGTTGctcaaaagaaatatttgacagaTTAAAAGTTCAGCACATTCCAAGTGAATGCTGCATTTTCCTACGACAACTGTAGATGTTGAATAGGtctcaaagagctgctgctcagatagTGAGCCAGTTGGCCTCTGGGTCCCACAACAGCACTGTATCAGTGACAATTGACTGGTCAGTATCAAACTCTACATGACATTGGAATGAGTTATGATATTCACTGAGCTGCACGGCAGCCAGAAGTGACAAAGCTTTCAAACATACTGCATTGCAGCACATTCATGGCTTTAGATGGAAAATACATATCATTTAATTCTCTGTCACAGAGAGTTGTcacatgttgctgctgtgtctcaTTCAGCTGTGGTGTGCAATCACAGAAGCTGCTGTGCATCACACTAAATGCTATGTTCTTAATGTCAGACACTTAGACTGTTTTACATGGACACTGTTGAGCCCTATTTACAATTTTAAACTggataaacacaaataataaaggTAAATGTTTGAACTGGGGGGATTaagagttgtgttgtgtgtgtgtgtgtgtgcgtgtgtgtgtgtgcgtgcatatgcagtttgtattttcttgatagtttgatttaattgcaacaaactacaaagaaagaaaactgagttGGGGGAAAGGGtgtaaatgaaatacaaaatataaatataagtaaCGTCAGTATTGGTGGTTATTTCTTTGAattcatttcagtcagtctACAGTGAAAGTAGCCTATTCATACCCACCTGAATAACGCATGATGGAGAGTGGCTCTTTATGGTTTTGGCTGCTACTCTTCAGACTAGTTTTTAGATTATTCGAAAACACACAGTGCTTTGATGATTTAATCTTTTATCTTCCACCTCTCAATCCTCTCATTTATGTCTTCAGTGATGGGGTGTTCTTTAAAGCACTGAAATTCTATGCCTCCTTTGTcttgtttaaaagaaaagaactgaCAGATTAgataaatgattcattttcttctttttgtaatAATAGTTGTAACCATAGTTACAATAGTTGTATGTGAGGTCACGGTGAAGTGCTTGGTGTGATTGAGGTTGATGGAGTTTCAGCATAAAAACATCTATAACTCTGCAGGCCAGCTGAAACAGTGATAGCTACCAAGATATTGTCCATTAATTTGCCAGTACACTGCCTTGCCATCTTATTTCTAAGTCCATGAACTTTTGCTGAACATCTGCAACCACCAATGCGATGAACATTTTTCGTAAAGGCTCAAATATATAAATCCTTCAGGATAttcatatacacagacacatacacatgataCTGAGAATATGAGTGAACACTGGTGAATGTTGATGACAGCAGTAAGATGAACCAGCTTTGATTTAATCAAATTTTCAGATGCTGAAGGTTgggggttcggttcccggcctggggcctttctgtgtggagttagtatgttctccccgtgcctgtgtgagtttcctcccaccatccaaaggcgTCAGGTTTAGGGCAgttggtcactctaaattgtccgtagttctgagtgtgagtgtgagtggttgttggtctctgtctctgtgtgttgaccctgtgatggactgctgacctgtggagggtgaccccgccctcactcagtgtgagctgggattggctccagctcccctgTGACCCataaatggataagcggtaggaGATGAATGTTAAAAGGCACAAGGTATGAGAAGTGACAGGACCCTGCTGAACAGAGACTTGCTTGTGATATTTGTTTCGTTTAAAAATGATGGAGTTTGACAGCAAATATTCACGTTGTGAATGTTGTTTATGGGAGACATGAGTGTTTGCTGTGTCTGAGGAATCTGTCGAACATATGATGAGCTTGTGACAAGGAAAATTCCAGTTGCCTCCTCTAATATCGTGGTTTGGACATCAAGTCTGTCTTAGTCCAATGTAGTCCACAATTGGTATCTCACAACTTGACTCATCCTTCATGAGAAACCCCTTTGAGGCATTTGATGTTTGACTTGAACAGATTACACCTGAGGGCAGTGACGAGGGCAAAGCCTCATAGCTCTCACTCTGTATTGTATTTGCTTTTATAAAGTCTCTATGCACAGGCATATCTCACAGCACTGCGAAGACCTCGACATTTGCTTTGCTGCTGAATCATTGTCGTAGCCAGGCAGGGAAGGTTTATCATAACTTTTGCTATTGTGTGAAAAGAATCAAAGGAATTTTTTTAACCTGCAAAATAATGACAAGAGTGACTTAGTTTtggcagagctgcagaaacTGTATTTAGTGATGAAAGACAACGCTTCCTTGGTTGGTGGTAAGGTGTTACTGCGGCAGATCAATGACCGTGTCCTGATCGTCCAGATGCTGGTGATggtttttctctgcatcaacttgttgctcatttcaatgttttttaaaaatgagtcCTTTTACACAACCACACGTtacatcttatttgctgttAATTTACTGTCAGATAGCTTCCAATTGGTTGTGTCTGATATCCTGCTCATCTTGGTGTTTTTTAACCTTACCTTTCAagtttggttgtgtgtcattatctgtTTTGTGGTAATTGTGTATACTACAgtcacaccagtgactctgacagcaatgactctggagcgttatgtggctgtttgtatgccgctgcgTCATGGAGAGAtctgctccacacgtaatactattaactgtatcctcatcattcatgctctcggctctgtgccctctatttttattctctccactttctttggatctgcatccctaaaATTTTACACCAAATATCAGTTATGTTCTGTGGAcatattcattttgttcagATGGCAGGATAATTTAAGGTCGGCTGTTTATCAGATTTTCTTCTTGATCATGTGCAGCATCATTGTTTTTtgctatgttaaaataatgaaagtggccaaagctgcatcaggagaggataaacggtcatcaaggaaagggctcaggacagtggctcttcatggtttccagctgctgctctgtctcatccgGCTGTGGTGTCCCTTCATAGAAACTGCCATTTTTGCAATTAATGTGAAGCTGTTTATTGATGTCAGATATATTAACTACATCATTTTTAACCTTGCACCAAAATGCCTCAGTCCTCTCGTTTATGGCCTATGGgatgaaacattttctcatgcactgaaaaaaaatgccttttgtggtttttttagGAGAAATATTTGAGCATTTCTATATTCAGCTTTTATGTaaggattttgttttcttttttaatgcgGTTATTGTTACCATGGCTGTGACTCAATGTTTGTTTGAGGTGACTGTTAACTTGTTGATGCattatatatattcattcatcttctactgtttatcaATTTTtgggtcgcaggggtgctggagtcggtcccagctcactctgggtgagggcgggttcaccctggacaggtcagcagtccatcacagggccaacacactgagacagagaccaacaactactcacactcacactcagacctacggacaatttagagccaccaattaacccaaacatgatgtcttgacggtgggaggaaactcacacaggcacggggagaactcCACACAGTCccacttcttgttttttattgatttaatttaatttttttacttaaaattgtTATTGTTCAGCAAAAGCCAACAGTTATAGAAAAGTTGCCTTCCACTACTTTAACTTGGGTAGATATATTTGGGTGCATACATTTCAGCGTTGCACAGTTTACATCTGCTTACAATCTGGATTtgaccccccaaaaaattatacaaattatATATCTCATCCgcttttttccaaaaacatcaaaaatgttACAATCCATTTGCATTTTATCCATTTCGCATCTACATGTGAGTGTCTGATATATTGACAACAGCAATGTTGGGAAAAACAGGTTGGAGATTAGATTGGACATAAACGGATGTAAACTGAGGGCCTAAAAAGTGAAACCAGTGCAGAAGTGCtttaaacttacattttatCTATTGATCATCAGAAGGTGATATCACTGGCTGCATAAAGAAAATGTCCCtgcttctcacttgatttatcacctcagcaaacattttcctgatacATTTATGGTCTCAATCGTCTGTTTCATGGCTTCTTCTTTACATCATGATGTTGATTTATGGGACAGATCATAATAAAAGTCTATATAAGCATTTCTGTCATCTTTATTAAAAAGACATGTCCGggtctgaaatgaaaaccaaaatgcagcacagctgccacacacataaaacacatccacagagTTCATTGTCAAAGCAAAAGGTGGAAAACTTTCTATGACTCAATTGGAGTAAAATCTAAGGAGCACAGCGTCTAagagggaaaagagggagggagggggggggataaaaaaacaagatggcaacTCACAATGGATTGCCACTGTGTTCACGATAACTTTCTATGACTTCATGGAAGCAAAGTTCAAGGAGCACACTGTGAGGATTTGGTGCTATTTTGGGATGTTCTAGCCTTTAAAGTCACCTTCATGCACAGTCTTCTATCATCAGACTGCAGAGAGCTCAGTGAGCAACATTACTCACTGGAACACAATGCAGGATTAGGGAACCTGCTCTTTACTATCTACTATCATGtaaccaaagaagaagacagaaattgCTTTGTATGAAGAACCCAATgagttttcttttaatatgaATTTCTGACTAGTTTTTGCAGTGGCTGAAACTTTTGTGGGTTAAACAACAGATATATGGCAGATAACAATTCACTGGATAgttatttgcttatttatctGGAGGTGCAGAAGGATAGCCAGGTAATTCTTATAGTGCAGATCCTGGTGGCAGTTTTTCTTTacatcaacttgttgctcatcatcacattttttcaaaaagagtgtttctacacaacCACACGTTATATgttatttgctgttacattactgTCAGATagtttgttattattcttaACTGATATCCTTGTCATTTTCACACAATTTCTGATTACCATTcaggtttggttgtgtgtcattatctgtATTGTGGTGCTTCTTTATCGTACTGttacaccagtgactctgacagcaatgactctggagcgttatgtggctgtttgtatgccgctgcgtcatggagagctctgctccacacgtaatactattaactgtatcctcatcattcatgctctcagctctgtgccctctatttttattttctccactttctttggatctgcatccctaaaACTTTACACCCAATATCACATCtgttcagtggaaatatttatgattcacttatggcagcaacatctgaggtcagctatatatcaattacagtttttgatcatgtgcatcatacttgttttttgctatgttaaaataatgaaagtggccaaagctgcatcaggagaggataagcagtcatcaaggaaagggctcaggacagtggctcttcatggtttccagctgctgctctgtctcatccagctgtggtgtcccttCATAGAAGCTGCATTGTTTCAtattaatttcactttattcTATAACATCAGGTATTTTAACTATATCATGTTTTATCTTGTACCGAAATGTCTGAgtcctctcatttatggcctcAGAGATGAAGTTTTTTTTCATGCACTGAAGTACTATGCCTCCTTCGGgttgtttaaaagaaataatactTGAAATGTTACTGTCACACCTCTTGCATTCATTTGTTCTTCTATCACAGGCACCGCTTGAAGAATCCGTTCCTGGAAAGCATTTTGATATGTGTAAGGGGCTTCAAAGTATCTCTCTTATAAAGATTATATACGTCTTGCAGCATGGTGTTAGTGTTAGAAAATGGAGCATGTTGTCCAGGTCTGGCTTTCTTTAAAGTCAATATCAGATTCAGACCTTGATTCATTACCTCTTAATTTAActtttgtctcctttctcttcAAGTAAGTTAAGGTGTATTCTTCATCAGTCGAAGttgtttgaaacatttttgagcTGAACAGATAGGACAGCTTTATGATAATCTGCTGAGTATAAAAACATTCAAGGAGAAATGCTTGCACctgaaaatgattattttgaGAATAAAAAGTGgaacttttaaaataaaggtCTGAGTCCAACTAATGGCACAtgttcacagcagcacagcccCCCCTCCACTGAGCTTATATACTGTACTTCCTTCAGTTCCCTCATTTAGGCCAGTTTTGCCAGGACCACACAGCAGAGGCTGACTACCACAGTAACCATTACACAGAATTGAAAACTAACATAATTAACTTACAATCTCATTCACTCCACTAAATGGCtccatgtaaataaaataatgatagcATTACTTTAATCAacccacaacaaacaaaataaaaactcaaacaaaaggAAACCCAGGTGGAAAAATATTATTCATGAATTATACTTTTACAGAATGTACGAAGTAAACATTTGTATGGTGTATGCTTTTTTTGCCACTTTTATGTATAAGTAAGTGTGCTCAAGTAGTCATTGAGTACTACTTACTTAGTACTACTAAGTACACTTAAATCATgtgtgtcaaactcaaggcccaCGGGCCAGATGTGGCATGACAACGTCATTTTATGTGGCCCTCAAGAGCTTAAAATGGCtgattgtcttaaaataaataagtcaaaagtGTGCATTGAccataaactacatttcccacaatgcattctGGTTATGTTACCCGCGAAGTGACAGATTGCGATGTATCCAAATCAATGTGATTTTCAACAATTGGAATTGAGAAACACAAATGATCCCAAAATGTCCAGGAAGAAAAAAGCTGATGCAGATGGAAGGCTGTTTCATGAAAGATGGGAAGGCGAAtacatgtttgtgcttccaggagaaaaacctgtatgtttttgtgctgaGGCGGAgtacaaccctaaccctacgtCTGGATTTTGACACCAAACATGGAGCAAAGTAAGTCAAAGTTAGccttccagaaaaacaacaaattgcTGGTTGTACCGTTATTCTGCCCCTCTGAACCGTAACAAATGTTTTGAACAAAGTTAATATCATAACTGGTGTTGgatgatgtttttctttaatcactTGGTTAGTTTGATCGTTGATTGATGGAATAATGTGGGTTTCTTAACCTGACAAATGAAATGGATTTATGTTATAATAACAAAGCAACTAGCAaatatatgttttctttttgggtcTGTGCAAATGcatatgtaatatttgtaatttgaagtAATACATTCAGAGTTATTTAAGGAGTAGTTACATTTATTATAGATTACATTTGGTTACATATAGTTACATTGATACTGTCTTACCGTTACATGTGGCCCTTTGAGAGCAACCATTATGCATATGTGGCCCtcaatgaaaatgagtttgacacccctgaCTTAAAGTGTAAATAGTATGTTAAATTGGAACAAATTTTGACAAACTTTATGTGAATTATAGTGCAAATGCATAAGTACATTTTCACCTGATTTGAAAGAAACTTGCAGCGCAATTGTATTAGACCACCAGTATGTTTAAATTATActtaaaaagctttaaaatcaAATTGATAGTTGTGTAGGATCGTATTTTTAATCCAATTATTATTCTAGCATGCCTTAGATTACTTTCAAGTGCACTATTATGTTTATAAGAATGCATTTGTAGTGAATTAATATCAGAATTTAAGCATCAAAAAGGAATGTGCTTTAAGTATAATATTATTGTACCATAATGTACGGTTTAGAAgtgtatttaaatttgaaataagtGTTGCAGGTATTAGTACTGCATAGTACACTGTGTTAGTGGTACAGAGGTATACTGTCACCACGTGCACTTCGATCTACTTAATTTCTGCTACAAAGTGTGGTACTCAGTTCCACGAAAGAAATATACTTCCAGTTATTATATTGTCTCTTGAGATGAGTTTGAGCTTCTCAGATTCATATCGTTCTTTGCTAATTTGTTTCTTAGTTACTTCTCCCAAGGGCCCCTTAGGAGCAAGAGataagagaaaaagaggcaaGACATCATTGAGACAAAGGAGCTTGAGTTGAGAAAACCATTTGAGTAATATTTCAGAAATGGGATGAACAGATGAGATCTCATTGTTGTTGCCCCTGATCTGAGATTACGTCTCGGATATTTTGAAGGAGAATTAAAAAGAACATGAAACAAATCTAAGTATGAGCCTAAAAAGAGATCTTAACGTGGTTTCTCCAATGTCTCTTCCCAGTGTCTCCCCCCTAATGACAGCCGTCACCACCCCTCACGTCAAGACAACTTTTTCAAATAGCACTaccgtcaactactctaacctctcaccaactgcaccagttaAAGCGAGATGGGGATACAggtcctggttcaggtaggggtCATGAAAATATATAGGGTGCAGAACGTGGAGGACAAGAGACACTTGCGGATTCAGCAAACAagctcacctgaacagtcctataatcagagagagcacaagtcaaatcaaagcaatacagaccaactcacctggactaaccgcacggtgtcaaagaggctcaaacaggccacaccctccacttaaatacacttcctcttcctggatttcttcctctgcttctccctagagtctgtctatctgaagAGCTCGGCCTGCTGGtcccccagctactattacttcttctaacccaaatccactgactggatcttactgcctcatc
It includes:
- the LOC115053625 gene encoding odorant receptor 131-2-like; this translates as MKDNASLVGGKVLLRQINDRVLIVQMLVMVFLCINLLLISMFFKNESFYTTTRYILFAVNLLSDSFQLVVSDILLILVFFNLTFQVWLCVIICFVVIVYTTVTPVTLTAMTLERYVAVCMPLRHGEICSTRNTINCILIIHALGSVPSIFILSTFFGSASLKFYTKYQLCSVDIFILFRWQDNLRSAVYQIFFLIMCSIIVFCYVKIMKVAKAASGEDKRSSRKGLRTVALHGFQLLLCLIRLWCPFIETAIFAINVKLFIDVRYINYIIFNLAPKCLSPLVYGLWDETFSHALKKNAFCGFFRRNI
- the LOC115053082 gene encoding odorant receptor 131-2-like, with protein sequence MADNNSLDSYLLIYLEVQKDSQVILIVQILVAVFLYINLLLIITFFQKECFYTTTRYMLFAVTLLSDSLLLFLTDILVIFTQFLITIQVWLCVIICIVVLLYRTVTPVTLTAMTLERYVAVCMPLRHGELCSTRNTINCILIIHALSSVPSIFIFSTFFGSASLKLYTQYHICSVEIFMIHLWQQHLRSAIYQLQFLIMCIILVFCYVKIMKVAKAASGEDKQSSRKGLRTVALHGFQLLLCLIQLWCPFIEAALFHINFTLFYNIRYFNYIIFNLTPRCMSSLIYGFRDDKYFLALKHNVPFIFQCVKTNV
- the LOC115053081 gene encoding odorant receptor 131-2-like; translation: MAANDSFSGEAYLLMKEYFYTTARYILFAVTLLSDSYLLFITDVLLILTHFSITIQVWICLIIFTAVLLYLTVTPVTLAAMTLERYVAICMPLRHGQLCSTQNTVNIILLIHAISSVPGILILSAFFVSASLSFYRQYQFCSVEIFMLYIWQHNLRSGIYQVQFLIMVIIIVFSYIKIMKVAKAASGEDKQSSRKGLRTVALHGFQLLLCLIQLWCPFIEVAILQIDVGLFEIARYLNFLLFYLAPRCLSPLIYGLRDEVYFQALKYYASFGLLKRNI